Within the Thermodesulfobacteriota bacterium genome, the region TAAGGTTTTTTGAAAAGTAAGCATCTGCAATTTTTTTTTCAGTATATTTCCTTTCTTGATAACTGAAAGTCCTTACACCTTCGGCGTTTTTTTCGGTCAGTAATTCAAGTGCTGATCTTAAGTGAAAAAAGGAGAAAAAGTCCATGTCAGCAAAGTATACCGGTACGCCTGTTCTCTTAGAGTAATTTTTAGCGACCTCATATTCGTATGGGATTGAGAAGAATTCTATAATAGCATCAGCATGGCCCCATCGGTAAATCTTTGCCAGCTTTCTTTTTATCCTTTGAAAGTTTCTCTTTCTGAAGTTGAGCCCGAAATTTGTAAACTCGAGAGTTATTATGTCAGGCTTTATCTCTTTTAGAATCTTCTCTAAACGGTCCTTAGCTTCTCTGTCCCTGTGGATAATACCGACCATGAAAAACATACTATGAGCCATTTTTAGAGGCTCCCACAAGATCGAGGTAATAGTCGAGCGTTTTTTTTAAGGCTTCGTCCAAAGATACCTTTGGTTCCCAGCCGAGTATCCTTTTTGCCTTCTCTATGGATGGCACGCGGAAACTCATGTCCTGGTAACCTTCTCCGTAAAAATCCTTTGAGCTTACCTCCACTATCTCTGGTACTTTATCCGGTTTTTTGTTGTTAGGATGATTTATAAAAATTTCTCTCAGTTTATATGCGAGCTCCCGGATTGTTATGTCGTTATTTGGATTTCCGATGTTGAATATTTCCCCATCGCATCTATTGTCCTCATTTTCGATGATCTTCAAAAGGCAATCGAGACCGTCATCTACGTAGGTGAAACATCTTCTCTGCCAACCCCCGTCAACGAGTTTTATCGATTCACCTAAAAGTAGATTACTTATGAACTGCGTGACAACCCTCGAACTACCTTCCTTTTCGGGCTCCAGTGTGAGCTCATCGAGTTTGGGGCCAATCCAGTTAAAAGGTCTAAATAGCGTAAATTTCAAGCCCTTCTGATAGCCATACGCCCATATCACCCTGTCCAAAAGCTGTTTTGAGGCACTATAGATCCATCTCTGATTCCTTATTGGACCTAAAACGAGAAGGCTTCTATCCTCGTCAAATTCTTTGTCGGAACACATACCGTATACCTCGGAACTTGACGGAAAAACGAGTCTCTTTCCGTATTTGACACAGAGTCTCACGATGTAAAGATTGGCTTCAAAGTCGATCTCAAAAACCCGTAGTGGGTCCTTGATGTAGAGGGCTGGCGTTGCTATTGCCACAAGGGGGATTATGACATCGCACTTTTTTACGTGGTACTCTATCCATTCCTTGTTTATAGTTACATCACCTTCTACAAAATGGAATCTCTCGTGTCCTAATAGATCGCGGATTTTGTCATCCCTTATATCCATTCCATACACATGCCAATCCCTATCTTTTAGGATTCGCTCCGTTAAATTACTCCCTATAAATCCGTTCACACCTAGGATGAGAAGTTTCAAGTTATACCTCCAAGGACTTTACCTTTCATATTGTAAATTCTCGCGAAATCAGAACCTTCCATCTCCTCTTCCTTTTCCAGCTGGACCCTGTCTAGCCTTAAGAAACCCCTTCCGGTTGCCACAAAAAAAGGGGTTTCGGAAACTACAGTTCCTGGTTTAAACGAGTGTTCTTCATCCTTTGGATAGGCTTTCCAGATGTAAAGCTTTCTTCCTCCAAAAAAAGTAAATGCTCCAGGGTACGGATGGGTTACTGCTCTTACAAGATTATATAGGCTTATTGCGTCTTTTTCCCACAAAATCAACCCATCTTCAGGTTTTCGCTTGGAAAAATAGGATGACGGACCACTTTGGGGGACCGAAACTATTTTTTTTAATTTTAGATCGGGTAAAACTTCCCTCATCAACGATCTTGCGGCTTCGACTAATTTTTGATTAAGTGTGGAAATGTCGTCTTCAAATTCTATAATCACCCTCTTTTGAGCAACGATTGGACCTGTGTCAGGTTTCTCTTCCATAATATGTAGGGTTACCCCTGTTTCCGTTTCTCCATTTATGAGGACCCAATTGGCAGGTTGCCTCCCTCTATACTTTGGAAGCAGTGAACCATGAAGGTTAAGGGGTGCCACTTTCGGTATGGAAAGGTACTCTTTTGGAATTATGTACCTGTAGTAAAAGGAGAATATGTAGTCCGGATTCTCCTTTCTCACAATGCTAAGCCACTTTTCGTCTTTTAAGGAAGTGGGGACAACATACGGAATCTTATACTTCTCTGCAAGGATGCGTGGTGGTCTAAACCATATGTTCTCGGAAGGATCGTCTTCATGCGTAAAAAGCAGTGGGATCTCAACACCTGCGTTTAGAAGCTCCTCCATGCATACATATCCGATCTCGTGGTACGCAAATACTACGGCTTTCATAAGAGTTCCTTTTTTACTATGTATCTCGGTCTTTTTCTAACTTCCATGTAGATCCTGCCTATGTATTCCCCTATGACTCCGAGAGCTAGAATCTGGACACCGATGAAGAAAAAGAGAATGGCAAAAAGGGTGAATATCCCCTCAACTTCCGGACCTACGATGAGCCTTCTTATGAAGAGAAAGATGGCAAATAAGAGGCCAATGGCAGCAATTGCCACCCCCATTACTCCTATAAACTGGATTGGAAACATGGAGAAGTTTGTCATGATGTCGAAATTTAGCCTAAGAAGCTTAAACAAACTGTATTTAGTCTTTCCCCTTTTTCTTTCGTGGTGCTCAACCTCTATCTCCGCAATTTTTTTTGCAAAAGTGTTCGCCAAAACTGGCACAAATGTCGATGCTTGAGAGGACATGTTTACGTATTCGACAATGTTCCTTCTATAAGCCCTAAGCATGCAACCGTAATCCCTAAGTTTTACCCCTGTAAGATAAGAAGTGATGACGCTTGCAAAATACGATGGGATTTTACGAAAGATTGAATCTTTTCTGTCTTTTCTGTACGTCGCAACTATCTCATAACCTTCCTCCATCTTTTGTACAAGTTTTTTTATCTCCTCCGGAGGATTCTGAAGGTCGGCATCGATAGTGATAACGATATCTCCTTTAGCCGCTTCAAAACCCTTCATTATTGCTAAATGCTGACCACAGTTTGTCAAAAACTCGATCACTTTCACGTTGGGATATCTTTTGTGGAAACTCTCGAGTATTTCTTGGGTCCTATCCGTACTTCCGTCGTTCACATATAATATCTCGAAAGGTTTTCCCACTTGAGAAAGACTTCTCATCAATCTTTCCTGAAGCTCAGGAAGGTTTTCTTCCTCGTTGAAGACAGGAACAATGACAGAAATGTACGGTTTCTCGTTCACGCTTGAAGTTCCTTCCATGTCGTATAGTCAATAACAAATCGGCTTTTTTTTCAACATATTTGAATAACGACTTCAAAAGAATCAATGTATGGGTCGGTTTTGTGGCAATATAGGTTATTTTCAGTCCCAGCGATTTTTATTTTTTACATTCATGTTATACTTTAATTTCGCTATGACAACAAGTGCGCGTCCGAAAGCCTTAGCACTGTACTCCGGTGGCCTCGATAGTACGCTTGCGATCCTGATCCTTCTCGAGCAAAAAATAGAAGTTGAGGCTTTGTCATTTGTACACGATTTTGGTTGTGGAAAAAATCGCGAGCACATTCTAGAGACCGCAAAAAGGTTCGGTTTTTCGGTTAACTTTATCACCCTCGAAGAAGAATTCATAAATATGGTTAAAAATCCAAAGCACGGCTACGGAAAAAACATGAACCCGTGTATAGACTGTAGGATACTCATGCTCAAAAAAGCAAAAGAATATGCCCGTGAAAGTGGGGCCTCTTTTTTTGTTACCGGGGAGGTCTTAAACCAGAGACCTCTAAGTCAGAAAAGGAATGTTTTAAAGCTTATCGACAGAGAAGCGGGTTTAGAGGGCTATGTTCTTAGACCCCTTTCCGCACTGAATCTTGAGCCGACTATCCCCGAAAAGGAAGGCCTTGTAAAAAGGGAGCTCCTTTTTGGTTTTGAGGGTCGCTCAAGGAAACCGCAAATCGCTTTAGCAAAGAAATTTGGTCTTATAGACTATCCACAGCCCGCAGGCGGTTGTCTACTTACAGATCCCATCTATTCACTACGTTTTAAAGAACTCCTAAAGATGAATCCCAATCCTTCGCCAAGAGATATCAAGCTTTTGGGAATCGGAAGGCATTTCCGACTGAGTCAATCCTGTAAAGTGATAGTGGGAAGAAATAGGAAGGAAAACGAAATCTTGGAGAGAATCGCAAACGAAGGAGACTTTATCCTTAAAGCTTCTGACTACCCAGGTCCCACTCTTCTTATTGCTGGTACTTCTGGGGAAGCTGAATGGAGGCTTGCAGCTTCAATCTGTGCAAGATATTCGGACGGAAAAAATAGGGGTCCAGTAAAAGTAACCATCTACAGACCTAAATCAGGGGAAGAAATCTCAAAGACACCAGTGGCAGAATACACGATAGAAACGATTGATTACGACACCATTGAAAAGCTCCTCATAGCTCCACTTCCTTATCAAAAATCACTGTAATTGACACCTAAATGGTCTAGGTGGGAAGTGTTGTTAAGAAGCGTAGTTACAAAACTAGAACCATCGTATTCAAAAATGCTTACTGATGCTGGATCAAATTTTATGCGCCAGAAACCGCTGTTTGGGAGCCCAAGGAATATCAAAGAGATGACCTTGCATATGACTCTGTGGGTCACAAGCACAACATTTTTTCCATGACCGTTTTCCTTTAATATTTTTTCGACCGCCTTCGACACTCTTCTTCTTACCTTTTTTAAGTTTTCAGCGCCATCCATTCTCCATTTCTCCGGACATCTTTTCCATATTTCGAACTCCAAAGGATAGGCTGTTTTTACCTCATTGAGGGATAAGCCTTCCCAAATTCCAAAGCTCATATCCGTCAATTCATCTAGCAAATAAAGAGGGATCGAGTTTATCTCCGCAATGATCGATGCTGTCTGTCTCGCCCTTTGTAGTGGACTTGAGTAAACTTTCTCCGGGCTAAATTTTACGAGATAAGACCCTGTCTTTTTTGCCTGGTCTAGGCCTTTGTCGTTGAGGGGAACATCTACCTTTCCCCTAAAGACTTCTTCTTTATTCCACTCCGTTTCGCCGTGTCTTACGAGGAAGATTTTCAACCTAGACTCTCCATCTTTTGACTTCTAAGTCGTTCTTGCGTAATACCGCATCTTCCTCCTTATGATGATTTTAACAACTTCCATCGACAGAAATACTAGAAATCCAAAACTCAAAATGAGCTTCATATCGTCCATAGTTGGCATTAGTATACCAAAGGCATCACGCACAGACGGGATATGCACAAGGGTCGTAATAAGGATTATCTCCCACACTATGGCCAAAATGAGCCACTTGTGGGGAGGTGCTTTAAAGATACTAAATCTCATGGATCTGAAATTGAGGGCAATTATTATTTCTATGACGATGAAGAGAAAGAATATCTCGGTCCTTGCGTGCGCAATATCGCCTAGTTCATGAAAGTAAAGAAAGTAGAAGAATGGAATCTCAATAAGGAGCGCAAGGAGAATAAATGCCTTCACATCCCACGAAAAGACACTTTCCTTTGGATCCCTGGGAGGTCTTTTCATCACATCCGGTTCGGGTGGAGCAACTCCGAGTGCTAAAGCAGGCAGTCCGTCTGTAGCCAAATTTATATAAAGGATAGCCGCAGGAAGTAGTGGTAGGTATTCGGGTCCCATAATTAGCACGGTTCCCGCTATTACTGCCACTTCCGTTATGTTGCACCTTAAAAGATAGGTAAGGTACTTTTTGATGTTGTCGTAAATCCACCGGCCGAGTTCAATTGCTTTTACTATGGAAGCGAAATTATCGTCAGTAAGAACCATATCGGAAGCTTCTTTAGCTACCTCTGTCCCAGTGATCCCCATGGCTATCCCGATATCTGCGTGCTTTAGGGCCGGTGCGTCATTTACACCATCTCCTGTCATGGCAACTATCTCTCCTCTTTTCTTCCAAGCTTTTACGATCTTCAATTTGTCTACAGGAGAGACTCTCGCGTAAACGGTAACCTTGTCCACTATCTTTTCAAGTTCTTCTTCAGAGATCTTTTCCAGTTCTTCACCCGTAAGGACTATGTCTCCCTCCTTATAGATTCCAATCTCTTTGGCAATTGCTAGTGCAGTGAGCTTGTGATCACCGGTTATCATTATCGGTTTTATTCCAACTTGCTGGCATATCTTTGTGGCTTCAATGGCTTCTTCCCTCGGGGGGTCGATCATCCCAACAAGACCAAGAAATACCATGTCCTTCTCTACGGTTTCCTCGTCGGTATTCGTATCTTCGCCAAGGTCCCTATAAGCCACACCGAGCACCCTTAGTGCCTCTTTTGCCATATCCTCATTGACAGACAAAATTTTTTTCCTTTGAGCATCATCAAGTTTTGAAAGTTCGCCATCTATTAATACGGACGTACATCTCTCAAGTACAACCTCAGGAGCACCTTTCATGTAGGCGGCCCGGTTTCTCCCATCCAGAAGATGAATCGTTGTCATTCTTTTTCTTTCAGAACTAAACGGAATCTCTCCGACCCTTGGTCTTTTCGCCCTATTCTCCTTAAAGTTCACTCCCCCTTTTGCTGCCACAACAAGTAAGGCAGCTTCAGTTGGGTCACCTTTTATTGCCCATTTGCCTTCAGCTTCGTAAAGGTCAGCATCATTACACAATGTTATGGCATGAAGAAGAAGCTCCAAGGATTTGTCGTTCGGGGGATCCGTTTCATCCTTTACTTTCAAATCTCCGTAAGGAGCATACCCGCTCCCTGTAACTTCAATAGTTTTTCCAGAAGAGTAGATCTTTCTTACCGTCATCTCGCCCTTTGTTAGGGTACCAGTCTTATCCGAGCATATAACAGTTGTACAGCCAAGGGTCTCTACAGCTGGCATCTTTCGTACAAGGGCATTCCTTTTTGCCATCTGACGCATTCCTATGGCCAGCGCTCCCGTAACGATTGCCGGAAGTGACTCAGGAACAGCCGCAACAGCTAGAGATATAACGAACATCAATATCGTGATTATAGAGGGAACATCTATTTTTCCACTTGTCACCAACTCCCTAATTACGCTCACACCACCCACAATGAAACATATTGAAAGTGCTATTATCCCGAACCATTTTCCAATCTCCTCGGTCCTCCTCTCAAGTGGGGTCTTTTCCGATCTTATTCCAGTAAGTTCCGCCGCTATTTTTCCAAACTCAGTCTTCATACCTGTTGATGTTACGATGACTTTACCTCTGCCGTAGGTGACGGTAGTTCCTGCAAAGACCATGTTTTTTCTATCGCCCACCGCTAGCTCTTCTGGTAATGCGTGGGTCTCTTTACCTACCGGGAAAGATTCTCCGGTAAGCGGAGCTTCATCACATCTCAAAGAGTAACTTTCAATTACTCTTCCGTCCGCCGGAACTTTATCGCCTGCCTCAAGCAGAAGAATATCTCCTGGTACGACTTCGCGTGAGGGGACTTCTTTTTCAG harbors:
- a CDS encoding bifunctional UDP-4-keto-pentose/UDP-xylose synthase — encoded protein: MKLLILGVNGFIGSNLTERILKDRDWHVYGMDIRDDKIRDLLGHERFHFVEGDVTINKEWIEYHVKKCDVIIPLVAIATPALYIKDPLRVFEIDFEANLYIVRLCVKYGKRLVFPSSSEVYGMCSDKEFDEDRSLLVLGPIRNQRWIYSASKQLLDRVIWAYGYQKGLKFTLFRPFNWIGPKLDELTLEPEKEGSSRVVTQFISNLLLGESIKLVDGGWQRRCFTYVDDGLDCLLKIIENEDNRCDGEIFNIGNPNNDITIRELAYKLREIFINHPNNKKPDKVPEIVEVSSKDFYGEGYQDMSFRVPSIEKAKRILGWEPKVSLDEALKKTLDYYLDLVGASKNGS
- a CDS encoding formyltransferase → MKAVVFAYHEIGYVCMEELLNAGVEIPLLFTHEDDPSENIWFRPPRILAEKYKIPYVVPTSLKDEKWLSIVRKENPDYIFSFYYRYIIPKEYLSIPKVAPLNLHGSLLPKYRGRQPANWVLINGETETGVTLHIMEEKPDTGPIVAQKRVIIEFEDDISTLNQKLVEAARSLMREVLPDLKLKKIVSVPQSGPSSYFSKRKPEDGLILWEKDAISLYNLVRAVTHPYPGAFTFFGGRKLYIWKAYPKDEEHSFKPGTVVSETPFFVATGRGFLRLDRVQLEKEEEMEGSDFARIYNMKGKVLGGIT
- a CDS encoding glycosyltransferase encodes the protein MEGTSSVNEKPYISVIVPVFNEEENLPELQERLMRSLSQVGKPFEILYVNDGSTDRTQEILESFHKRYPNVKVIEFLTNCGQHLAIMKGFEAAKGDIVITIDADLQNPPEEIKKLVQKMEEGYEIVATYRKDRKDSIFRKIPSYFASVITSYLTGVKLRDYGCMLRAYRRNIVEYVNMSSQASTFVPVLANTFAKKIAEIEVEHHERKRGKTKYSLFKLLRLNFDIMTNFSMFPIQFIGVMGVAIAAIGLLFAIFLFIRRLIVGPEVEGIFTLFAILFFFIGVQILALGVIGEYIGRIYMEVRKRPRYIVKKELL
- a CDS encoding tRNA 4-thiouridine(8) synthase ThiI; protein product: MLYFNFAMTTSARPKALALYSGGLDSTLAILILLEQKIEVEALSFVHDFGCGKNREHILETAKRFGFSVNFITLEEEFINMVKNPKHGYGKNMNPCIDCRILMLKKAKEYARESGASFFVTGEVLNQRPLSQKRNVLKLIDREAGLEGYVLRPLSALNLEPTIPEKEGLVKRELLFGFEGRSRKPQIALAKKFGLIDYPQPAGGCLLTDPIYSLRFKELLKMNPNPSPRDIKLLGIGRHFRLSQSCKVIVGRNRKENEILERIANEGDFILKASDYPGPTLLIAGTSGEAEWRLAASICARYSDGKNRGPVKVTIYRPKSGEEISKTPVAEYTIETIDYDTIEKLLIAPLPYQKSL
- a CDS encoding histidine phosphatase family protein, whose translation is MKIFLVRHGETEWNKEEVFRGKVDVPLNDKGLDQAKKTGSYLVKFSPEKVYSSPLQRARQTASIIAEINSIPLYLLDELTDMSFGIWEGLSLNEVKTAYPLEFEIWKRCPEKWRMDGAENLKKVRRRVSKAVEKILKENGHGKNVVLVTHRVICKVISLIFLGLPNSGFWRIKFDPASVSIFEYDGSSFVTTLLNNTSHLDHLGVNYSDF
- a CDS encoding cation-translocating P-type ATPase, encoding MAEAWHAMEVSDVIKKLKTDPLQGLSESEAKTRLEQYGYNELKREEKISPFDIFVRQFKNILIIILLVAIGLSALVGEFVDAGIIAVIVFFCALLGFFQEYRAEKALEALKKMLSPTITVLREGTEKEVPSREVVPGDILLLEAGDKVPADGRVIESYSLRCDEAPLTGESFPVGKETHALPEELAVGDRKNMVFAGTTVTYGRGKVIVTSTGMKTEFGKIAAELTGIRSEKTPLERRTEEIGKWFGIIALSICFIVGGVSVIRELVTSGKIDVPSIITILMFVISLAVAAVPESLPAIVTGALAIGMRQMAKRNALVRKMPAVETLGCTTVICSDKTGTLTKGEMTVRKIYSSGKTIEVTGSGYAPYGDLKVKDETDPPNDKSLELLLHAITLCNDADLYEAEGKWAIKGDPTEAALLVVAAKGGVNFKENRAKRPRVGEIPFSSERKRMTTIHLLDGRNRAAYMKGAPEVVLERCTSVLIDGELSKLDDAQRKKILSVNEDMAKEALRVLGVAYRDLGEDTNTDEETVEKDMVFLGLVGMIDPPREEAIEATKICQQVGIKPIMITGDHKLTALAIAKEIGIYKEGDIVLTGEELEKISEEELEKIVDKVTVYARVSPVDKLKIVKAWKKRGEIVAMTGDGVNDAPALKHADIGIAMGITGTEVAKEASDMVLTDDNFASIVKAIELGRWIYDNIKKYLTYLLRCNITEVAVIAGTVLIMGPEYLPLLPAAILYINLATDGLPALALGVAPPEPDVMKRPPRDPKESVFSWDVKAFILLALLIEIPFFYFLYFHELGDIAHARTEIFFLFIVIEIIIALNFRSMRFSIFKAPPHKWLILAIVWEIILITTLVHIPSVRDAFGILMPTMDDMKLILSFGFLVFLSMEVVKIIIRRKMRYYARTT